Part of the Musa acuminata AAA Group cultivar baxijiao chromosome BXJ3-10, Cavendish_Baxijiao_AAA, whole genome shotgun sequence genome, TAATATAGTTTAATAAAAAAGAAACATTTTTGGATAAAACCACAAAACAAATCATAAGGTCATCACCGAACATCATGTACAATCCATCAAAGCATAAAAGAAAGCCATGAAACTTCAAAACACAGTGACTATGATAGAAAGAGGACTTTGAGTCATTACATATGTCTGTGTGTCTAATGTTTACCATTAAATATGGAGCTTTAGTACCAATGGCCTTGCTTCTACAAGCCCTATGCTTAGAAGAACCCATCTTTCCCCTATAAGAACATACACATCGTGTATCAACCCAATAACatataaagaaagaaaatgcCAGCAACAGCTAAAATAAGGTAACATAGGTGGCTTATAAATCATCACCATGCCAATGTTAAGATAATTAAAGacatcaaaattaatatatatatatatatatatatatatgactagaAATAATCACTAAAAAGTTTCCAGAAAAATTAAACAATTATTTTTAATCAACTTGTATTTAGAAAGATCCTCCTTCTAACTTGTTTACTTCAATTTTGTTGCCCCAGAATTTGCTCAAAAAGAAattaagaattaaaaaaatatgcaacaagaagaatcaACAATGTGAAAGCTTGAAATTCTACCTGAACATTGATATTCCTTTCCTGAGACGTTAGATATCCCGGTTGCTGATTGGTTGTTTTCAGTTTATGCAGAGAGAAGAGGTAGGTAGTACGGAAGAACGGGTTGACTATGTAGCTATCACAGTCAGAGAACAGGAAAGGAATTGAGAAGTAGGGTGCCCATCACTAAGAGAAAGGAGAGAGCTTAGAGAGAAGTGTACGGGGAGGTGACCGGGTGACGGTGGCCGAATCCCAACAGCAGCAACAGCAATGATAGGTAAGGCCTGAGAATTGGAAAGAGCTCATCATCGAAGGCTGGCTCGAGAGAGGCAGAAGGTGGTGGGTGATGATCGGATCTCTAAAATTATTTGGCAGAAAGAGGCTTATTAAAGTTACATGATTGGGAAAATGTCAAATCTATCGTGAAAAGCTTAAAAGCTCCATATCACAGTTTTTAAGCTGCCATCACATTGCAATCGCAGCAGTAAATCCTCTTTTATTTCAAACATTTAGACTAATTTTTATATCTCCCTCGCTCCTCCCCTCTGTCAAATTCACATGTGCTCACCTTATTTATCAATTTCTAGTAGGAGGCTGATCATCTAATTCAAAATCTAGTGACCCTAAATAATAAAGATGTTATATGATAAATCTGTTGAGCTACTCAGAATTACATTTGTTTCACAAAATCTAGATCATAGAACATCATGCAAAATATGAATAATGAAACGGGTTGGAAAGGTTATTGAAAAACTAAGCAAGAACAATGGTAGAActaaaatatcattcatgagcaACGGAGGTTGGAATACAGATTGCAATtaaagaatcaaatattatgttgcaACATCAATTCATAATAGACATTAGGAATGCAAGCAAACAAGATCATCAGGAAAGGAATGGGTTCCATAGATAACATACCACTTTGTGATACAGTTCTCCTCACTACCATCCATCCCCTGGCCACTATCAAAAATTTCGATTTTTTGCTCATCAACTGTCACTCTGTGTCAATGTAGTACAGATCATATTATCAAAAGGTATAAGGCATCTAAGTTCACATGTTAATTGCTAGTTATTTCATCCTTAATAGTTTCCAAAACACAAAATGACGAAGTCTTTGCTAAAATGTGAATATTTTCTTTTTGAAGCAAGTTAAAAGAAAGTTTTGCCTTACATCAAAATTAGTTACAACCAGTGTAACTAAAAGCATTATGTATAATacctcataataaaatcataggcTAAACAAACCACAACATGCAAGAAACTAATAATGAAATTAACATTTGCATGAATAATCAAACTAAATAACATATATTGGAGCAAAACTGAACCATTTGCTGCATGAATGCCTATATACTGCATGTACCAATGATGCCTTGGCACACAAATAGTGATGTCTTGCACGAAAAAGTATATTGTAGCCGTACAAACTTGGTACGAGGATGTGTTTAAGCATGACATGCAGCAACCCATAAGTTTGAACACACCACTTGCCTTGATAACTTTCTAAGTAATTTTTGGTCATGCTCCATTTAAATAGTAAACATTCATTTGCTTACCTAACTAGCCTCCTTTCACCAGAGCCATTAGACCATACAGCTTGCAAAGAATTATCCTACagccaaagaagaaaaatatgaCAGAACAATCACAAGAACATCATGGCATAAAAACAGTAGAAGAAATCAGAATCTTCAACCACATGTTTCAAGTAACTCACAAGCAAGTCAGCTAGAGCAGTTTCAAAGGTATATTCTGCTGGAAGTTCTGCTAGCAGATCAGTATGTGGTGTCAGATCCCACATGTTCTGCAAAATGACAAGGAAACCAATATTTTGTCCATCACAAGTCACAGCGATATAGGACAAAGCAATTTCTACAACACATCAAATTGATTAAATGCCAGAtagaaccaaataagaaatacacAGAAGGCATAAAAAATTAACAATTGCAAATATAGATTTGTGAATCACTAAATTTAAGTACTATAGGAACTAGGAAAAACAGAGCCTACAAATGAACACTTACATGGTAAGTATCAAGAGATTCACCTCCCTCATccttcaaaaaataaacaaaagagaGGAAAAATTAGATTAAGAAAATAGAAACTAATAAAAATTGAGAATCAAACTGATGACTAAAGTTAAATTTAAGTTAGAAGAAAGAGATCGGACTGAACTAACATAGCAGACAATGCGATGTCTAACATACATACATGAAGCCTTAGTATGTGACATTTGTTAGTGCGAAAATGGCTAAAAGAGATTTTCTTTCTAATCTTGTTGTCAGACATATCCTCCAGATAGATGTTTCCATTCCAGAAAATCTTTCGACTAGCTTTTGTTGTTGTTTCTGCAGTTTTTTCAAGTTCCTTTCTGATGATGTGTATAAACTCATCCAAGAACATATCTTCCCCTAGATCATTAAATATAAGCCGTACACTTGCACCATTCGGCAGGAGAATTTGAAATCTGTATACTTTAGAATCACCATCATCATTTCCATCTAAGAATTCTAAATATGATCTTTTAGATGACCTTCGATTTGCCATCTTCCTGAATGTGAAAGCATAACATAATACAAATCTTACTTCAGTCAACCATGTCAAGATCATGTCGACGATAATttgaaataaaattcaattaaaaaATCAAACATGCATGTCTCTGAATCATGTGATCATAGGTAAACCAtttttaaaatattgataaatttaCTGTATGAAAGACAAAAAAGAACTATAAATTTCTAGTACAAGTGACAGATTTATGTATACAATATATGCCGCTTCCAAACCACATAGACATGAAGAATACAGAATTGCTGATAAACACAAATTTAAGGGTCTGGAAGACACAAGAAAGCACCAGTATGACTCATGCCATGTCCAGTGAATCATGTGATTGCTACATGCATTCAATCAAATCAGTTTCCAGTTCACGTTAAATTTGCAACAATGTGCTCTGAGGAGCATGATAATGAAAAATTTAGCTTTGACCTCCAACAGCATTTTAAGCAACTTTCAATAACAAAGAACTTGCTTCGTGTATACCAAATTAACTTAACTATCACATAAGAATTGAGTATAAAAGCTAAAACAAATTGAATATATGAAGGAAAGAAACCAATCACTACAGCAAAACACCTTCTAGTGATATTAACTGGAGAACTATAATGGAGAAACAAGTCAGGTTAAATGATACATTAAACTTGTATAATCATAATAGCACATTATAGCCATTTTTCTTACTAACAGTaatttaatgcttcttttatgAAGAAAAAATTTGTGAAATTTTAAGGGCAGAGTATAAAGACAAATACAAGCAAAATAATAACACATGGCAAGACTATTTTGAAGATGTCAGATTATATCCATAATAGATAAATTCAAGAAAAGGGGAAAATGACATAGTAAGATGTTGTTGACCACACGATGCCCAATCTAAAAAACCAAATAAATGTTTAACAAACATATAGTCTGTGACTCAAAGGGACAACAATGGATAAAACTCTTTACATAAAACAAGTATAATTTGAGATTGGAGCTtaaaaattaaaactgaccagcaTGCACCTTTTTTTCTCATAAGTTTCAGATTTAAAACATTTCTTCTCTAAATATAGATTTAAAATGTAGAAACAATAAAACCAATCAAGCAGTTCAAATTTCAAAATATGAGTCGATCATAAACCAAGAAAAGGTAGGGGGCACAGCTAAAAATTCCTTTTAAAAACCTACTTTATGAATATCAAGGCAAAGGAAATGCTACATTCCAACACCAAAGATAAATAACTAAACAATGATATCATGCATtaaggttttttttcttttttttgatagAATGAAAGCTTAGGCTCTGCTTTGAATTGATGAAGGCCAAATCTGAAGAAGTAGAACTTGATCATAAAATAATGTGATAGAACCATCTTATTCCAAAAACCATATATGAAAGATTTAAAATAAAGGTCTGGCTCATGGTAGGAGAAACAGGAGTCTTGACTTACAAGAGCCTCCATGATTCAAGAAACAAACAACAATGTCTTCAATGATCAAAGAAACCACCAAGAAACATATAGAACCAAAGAAAGTCACGTGTCACAATCCTCCCTATCACGACCCAAGTTTGATGGGTTAGCTGGCTTATCAATTTCGTTTGACCCAAACCACTagacaaaatgcttaagcgaaaGTTGATAGTAATATAATCATCATATCTTTATAAGTCATTCTTAATCTTatccacttccaatgtgggattAATCGTGATGTTATAATTTCTCCCACTCAAGCTTGACATCCTCATCAATGCCCAGTATAGCCCAGATCAAACTCTAGCATCGTGCATATGAGGCGTAACCTAATTGTGACTCAACGtcatgacgagtcctctgactccatccacgggtagctcttTCCTACTTAAACCCCCTCACCATGCTCAAATACTTAATCGACTCCGATACCATTAAATTATCATatcctaaatttataaaaaataataataaatcatcatttttattattcataatttatagaaGTCACTCCTTTTTTTCATCCTTAAATTCAAATCTCTGTCTTTatatagtaaatattttattaactagaAAAAGGACCATATTTTCTTAGTACGACCACAAGTGATAAAAAATGCTCTTTAACTCAAGCCTCAGACCTATTACAAAGTAACAaattactttgaaaataaatataagataaaaatatatcaacaacaACACATGTTGGTAAGAACAtctgaaaaatcataaaaataatcttcaatactcGTGAAATATATACAAATgttaataatttaataagaaatgataatatatcgatccattataaaacttatgcatcagaaaaataatgataattcttatacaataaataaaatcatacattagtcacatgcaacacatacataatagttAGATAACAAATACGTACATCATACCCGATGGTACACTCTCCtaacaacggatggagaggcataCTTTACGGGATGGATTCCTCTCAACAGCAAATGGAGAGAACCCATATCATACTCTCAATAGCAGATAGATGAACCACCTAACCGTCACGTCGGATGACCCGTTAATcctcgaagggaatcgccctacctactcTTAGCAAGGATATATAAAGTTATAAAcaaccatgatcattcatttacattaATTTATTCATTCACGCATGAATCcaaaaaataatatgataaaatattacgaTGGACCATGCTTGATGTATGATATGCTAGATTATGTCCATTGGTGGCTCCGTACTGTGATAGATCcatagctcctttcacaggttgcacttcCAGTGTGAACCACTAGCATAGTCACATATAATACATGGTAACATTCTTATCAATATCATaagcttaaaaaaataaaaatcaataatcattttcagatgacacattaaaaaaaactttaaatttatcaaatcataaatacatgaaacatcaatctctcaataatcctcaatcaaccaaaatcCTAATTAAAATAGCTCAATTGGCTTAAACCAAATTCAATTCAATTACGATTTAACAGAACCaatctcaaatccttatagaactgaTTTGGAATCATCCTAGGCTGgtataatttagatttgattgatttcaaTTAGGTCAAATAGGCTTAAACTAATCAAGTTATTTTAGATTCATCCTAAACTGACTTAAACCGATCAAACCTACATGACATAATTGATTATCAACTTCACTTGGACTAACaagtctatcaacttcatttgactCAAACTACTGATGTAGGCCCACTTCCGATATAGGACTAGTCAGGATATTGTAATTTTTTTCGCTCAAGAGTTTAACGTTCTCGTCAAGACCCAACATAGCCAAGATCAAACCGTAAAATGATAATGAGATACTTGCCTATTATAACGTTCTCGTTAAGACCCACTTCCGATTAGTCCGAGAGGTGGGACTAATCGGAGTGATatattgaagtaatgatgatttccatcggatcaaaattttattttcgcTCTAAGCAACGATGCAAGGTTTCCGTCGTTTTTTTGGGACTTCTCCGCTGGTCCAACAAACGACACACCCCACCCGGTTCAAGAAAGCAAGTACGCGAGCAGACCCTCACGAAGAAACAAACGCATACAAGAAAAGTTCGACAAGGCGGGGGAACGGCAGAGGCAAAAAGGTTTCGATTGGACCGAGACGTTCCTAGCACACGGACTGTCGGACGGGGATGCAGAATACAAACCCTCACGAAGAAACATACACAAACAAGAAAGAGCGGCAAGAAAGGTGAAGGGCATCAAGAAAGAAGGCTTCGAATGGATCAAAACGTTCACGATGCTCTGATAGCGATGCAGTGTTTCGTTGGACAGAGGAACGATAGCCATTACCTCCTACAAGAAGACGAGACGCCGCGGAGACGAACTTTAGTTTAAAAAACGGCAGCCAGAGACACGAGGACACCTCCACCGACGCAAAGTAACGCTAGGGTTTCGACGACAATGAGGTGGTGAAgacaagaaagagagaagagagggAGGGAAGGAATGAAAGAGACGAGGAGCCGAGAGGCCCGAAACGGCAAAGTAGTGGGAAACAGGGCGCTTTAAATGGCATGGGCAGTAAGCACACCACAGTCGGTGTCAATTCCGTGGAGCTCTGCGTTGCTCCTTAGGTATGCCTTCTGGTAAACAGCTCGGTTGCGGCACCGGGAAGGTGTGCATACCGCTACGACTTGTGTCACAGTCGGTTATCGAACACCGCGAAGGTGGGTATATTAAGCTACCTCGTCGAGTCGTCCAATTACCTTGCGACTCGGGGAGGAACGCAGCCTGGGGCTTCCTGTTACCATCTTTAGCGTTAAGAATAAACGACAGCTGCTAAACGTACAGAGCGAGCGTACCGGACCGAAGAAACGCCCACCCCGGTGCTTGACGTACGCGGCCGCCACCACCATAGGAATCATGTGCGTCCCAATCGAGATAACCAATCGGCCGCATCCTCTCACAACGGGGACAGCAATGGGTGACGCAATCGATTGCCCCGTCGGTCCCTCCTTCCTCGTCACCGTTCATGTGTGTCCCTTCTGGGTTGAACCGGCGCCTCGTCGATTCCTTCGGGGTCGGGATGCTCGGCCTCGCACATTTGTGTTCTTGAAATGTTTCCTGTCTCTTTCCTTGTGCACTCACTCCCTGTCGTCAAGAATGCATAGAGAGACCTGTAGGGTGAGTCCATCTATGAGCTTTACTTTTTGGGACAGATATTATACCCATATTATGTATATGTAACCTGTGATGTTACCAAACAGCCATGAAAAGAATTGACAAGCTTCAGCAAGGGAAACAGACTCTCATGTActcagaatcaaagaacaaaagaaaaagaaactgaaCCGAAGCACCACCAGCACCTCGATGCAGGAAAAAGTTTCATCCTTCTACAACCTTTAGACAGCCATTTTGTCATGTGagcttcaaaaataaatttaaatgttGTCACCAACCACATAGCAACACTGCGATTTACCAAGCCATGAAGCAACATGTATGCACAAGTAGCATTATTCACCACAAAAAGAGGAAGCTAAACTACAGTAACAAATTTGTGGTCAATTTAGACCAAGCaataaggaaaacatgtcagtagTAGTAGATAGATGGTTGCTGAGAATACACATCTTTGTGCACAAAAGTGAACTAGAAACACAATTCTGCCTTACATATTTGCATAAGTTAGTTGCGCGATTCTTATCATAGCATTTGAGCATGTCATGTCCAAATTTCTGTGTTGGAGCAGGAAAAAATTGAAGTGCAAGCATGGTAATGATACATCATGGAAGAAACACACAAAAAAAGCAAAAACTTACAATCAATTCACATGTTGTCTTGTTCATTTTAACATCTTTATGTTTCTTAAGAAAATAGAAGGATTTCCAACAAGCTTTACAAAAGCAAGATTTGCTTTATCATCAGATCTCACATTCAATGATTTAAATACCAGCCTATGTCGCACTCTAGCCAGCATTAGATTTACCAGTGTAGGAAACCTGCATGGACAAAATACCAACACAACACCAAAGGCAGCCGCCAGGTTAAAGAAAGAAGAGATGACTATATCACACAAAAGACTAATTATATGATTATAACAAAGTCTTTAAGTATTGTTTTATGCCGAGGGTAGCACCCAGTTCCTACAATACAGTCGATAATTGATAAGGTGAACAGAAATGAGGAGTTTCATGTAGAAGGATCATGGAtgaaaaaataaatcattactaAGCAATTTCAACTTTATTTCTCAGCCATCCAACCTATTTTTCTGTTCCTCGAATTCAAACATCCAGATAAATATTGAAGTTTGATATTAACTCATAATCAATTAGACCACAGTACAATCAAGGAAAAATTCATTCATCCACCCACCAAGGAGAATCAAGAGGCATATTGCCATGAAGGGACTCGTCATGCTAGTAGTAGCGGTCAATGAAAATAAGCATATGGTCCAGCTTTATGTAATAGTAACACAATCTAAAGTATGCACTCTCATCAGATAAATAGTTTGCTACAAAGTTGATAATAAATATGCAAGTGGATCTATTTTGGTTCATCTTTTAAGAGAATTTTAACAGAACGGTGGACATCTGTCATCTTCACACAACAGTAGAACAACTCAAAATTTTGTCGTAGCTAGGAAAATAAGTATGTGCAAATGAATGAATGACTTTAGACCTAAACAATGTGACAAGATACAGAGTTTGTGTGCCCAATGGTGAAAAAAGAGCTAATTGGATATCTTTTAGTTCCTTTTTTATGAGAATAATTGGATCTCTCTTTTAGTTCCCTTTCGACAAGAAAGACAGCTTCAAATTTATCATCTAAGTATATAGTGACCTACAAATCAAATCCAACTTACCATGTGTAGGCTGGTCAAGCCCAAGATATTAGAATTTTAGGAACCAAACACCAGAATCCTCTCAGAAGACTAAAAGTGCAGCACAAGTCGCCACCTATATCTTGACAACTCGGCATGGTAAAAACACAACAACAAGTCATAATGTCCCGATTGTTTGGGGCCATCTACTTGGAGTTTTTCACATCAGTAAGGTCTTTATAGGACAATAAACTTAGAGCTATTAAATCTCATTTTATTGTTTCGAACATAGAATTCTTGGATCTCCCTTTATCACTGTTTATATCACTAATCTTAATAGATTCACCTTACACAACCAATGCATGTAAAAGTATTCTTTAAATATGTTCATACCATCTCGGATAGTTTTCCTTTATTTTTATCCTCTATCAGAGCTATATGCAATTATTCGAATATTAAAACACTTTTATTCTTTATTGCTCATAAGTGAAAACATCTACCTGAACATATTCATCTCAACTACATTAACTTTATTGCAAACGTGAAAAGCATGACAAAAGTACTACCACTTCATTTCAAGTTTTCAACTTTCCACAATTTTTCAATAAAAGATGTATATACAAAAACAGGGAGAAAGCTAATACAAATACAGATTCTCAAGAAGAAACGCACAACCATTCTATGAAAATTATCTTAAGTGCCCACCGGGAGAGACATCCAATTGCTGATATCTAGGCAACCTAGGATTTGAACATATGAAGAACTTACACATGGGTTTCTTAGGCATATGATGACGCCATTGCTAATTACCAAATGATGACCAGAACTCTCTGCCCTGACATACTGCATATAGATAGAGCTATAAACTGTAATAAGTGTACACTACAAATAGGACTTTATGAAATAGTGAACATATAGCACTTTATGAAATAAGTGTACGTTACAAATTGTCAGTAAAACATTATCATGAAGATTCTTACCATCACAAATAACAAAAGAGTTATTGGTGAACCAACAGGTTAGTCAAATGCTGTGCAAGGTCAGATCTTGACTGAGGTGATGAGGACAAGTAAACCATGAAAAGCACGTATATCACTATTTGCAGCAGACTCCAAAGTGATAAGATAACATGATCCTTCCTACTCCGTCTGGGTCATTGTTAGTATAATTGCTCTGTTGAGTCACTTCCATGAGACAAAGCAGCAATTATCTTATCCTTAATTTGCTGTTCGGAGCCTGGTGATTTGATGATAAAAGTATGCTGAATAGTTTCTCCACCACCTGTGACCTTTGATTCTGCCACATTAACCTGCACCTCCTTTAAAGCTTGAAAAACTTTAGAAACAGGATGGGTATTCAATGGAGAGCTGACTTGCACAATCACCTCATCCTCAAGAGCTTGCACATCAACCTCAGGTTGATGCACTCGGATGCTATGATCCATCGCATTGGATTCCAAGAATCTCTCCCTCTCGGACTCCATCTCCTTCAACCTCTTTTGGAGCTCCGTAATATATGCAATGGCATCTCCCAGCAAAGATGCCTTATCCATCTTTGAAATATTAGGCACCACCGCACGCAAAGCATAGAACCTCTGGTTAAGCTTTTCCCTCCTCTGGCGCTCTGCTTCAACATGATTGAGAGGTTCTTCCCTCCCATTTGCAGGCTTCCTTCCCCTCTTCCTTGGGCGCCGCTCATCTGGTGGGCCAACCCTCTCATCTTTACATGAAACCTCTATGTCTGCATGGTCCCCTTCCAGTGCACCAACGTGGGCAATCAAAGTCCCAGCTCTCGAAGTCCCTCCACTAAAATCGATCTGCCTCAGTGGTGGCTGCAGTGATTGTTGGGGGTTATGCTGATTCTTCTGAATCTGCAATTGCCCAAGCAAAGTATCTCCCCGCACTCCATCACTGTGATCGCCGACTTCACTGCTAGTGATCACAGCGCCATTACCAAACTGCTGCTGATGAGAACTCGGGCCGCGGACATGGTTCCAACTGAAACTCTGCATTCCTTTCCGAACATTAGGAAACAGCACCCAATCCCCGCTGCCTCTCTTTAGTTGTGTATCCCAAGAACTATCCTCTACCTTTGTAACTAGAGGCTTGTCATTGACATTAGAAGTCCCCAGATTTAGATCCTTTCCGAAGATTTTTGGGCATGCCTCTGATCCATTCCTCTCGTACTTCTCGCGAGACTGCGGCATCCCCGCAGGCGTcgtacccgaaaacaccgactttatGGTCTGCAATGAATTAGGGCTTTCAGCTAGCGATCTAACGGATCCCAATTCGAGAACGCCTGTATCGAATGGCACTACAACGATCGTGCGGAACCCGGCAGACGCCGCCAAGAAGCCCCTGTAGCAGTAGTCGGAGGGCGATAAGATCCACAGGTGCTTCCCGGCCGCCAAAGCCCGACCTGGCGCGCCCTTCCCTCGAGGAAAGGAGAAGTACATCGAGACGAGGAAGAACATCTCGGCGTCGGTGACCTGATCGAGGCGGAGGGCGTAGTTGTCCTCGTCGGAACCCCCGAAATACACGTGGAGCTTCTGGAGGACGGCCCTTCTCATTTTCTGCTGGGACTCATCGTCACCGGGGGACCTCGCGACCGCAGCCGCCGCCGCGGCCTCCTCGCCGTCACGGAGATCACGGCAGGACCCGTCGCCCCAGCCGAGGACGAGGTCACCGGACTTGGCGCGGGAAATCTGCCAGAAGATGGCGTAGTTCCAGCCGAGACAAGGGCGGTCGGGGGGGCCCTCGACAAGGTCGAGGAGGCGGCTTTGGAGGTCGGCCTCGGCGGAGGAGGCTGCGGCGGTGAGGCCGTCGGAGGATGTGCGGCTGGCGGCGAGGTAGTCGAAGGCCACGGGGCCGAGGACGGCGGCAGCCATGCCCCGCTCCTCCTCGCTCCAGAAGAAATCCGACATCGAAGCTTCCAGTTTGGAAAGCCGAGGGGTTGGATTGGCAAAGAGGAGTTTCGGGGGATGAACAGAATTCTTCGATCCGTTGACGGGTGGGAAGCGAGACCGGGTGTATTTGGGGATCCAAATCTGTCAAATTGGGATTCTCTCCGACGATCGTGAAGAAGTACCTCGATATGACCGTTGGATATATAGATCGTAAGTTCTTTTAGCTTATTGAACGGTTTCGATCTGACAGATGGAGCTTCCCTTACAAAGTAGTATTGGAGAGGATCCCCCACCTGCTCATGTACGGGTTTGGGCATCGTGATCCGAAGTTGGACACCGGCATCCGATGATGACGATAAGCACTCGTTGGCGGTACGATATTCTTGTGCAGAGGAGCCGGCTCCCACTCTCGGCGACCCGAGCCAGCCGAGCTTACACGTCAAGATGTTTCGCTCCCCTTATGTAGTTTACTTTAGAGGTTGGGCGGCTCAATTCGAAGCCACGCCGAAGCCACCTAGGTCGAACCTCGGGCCAGCAAGCACGAACCAAATCGGCCCAACCTCGTCGATCTGCGTGAGGAATAATCCCTCGATCTCAGCCGTCGAGATGAAAGAGATCCATCGATCTGGACGGTCCAAGATCCAGATCGATCATCACACGAGCGGCGGAACGCACGTGCGAGTTAGGGCGCGATTGCCACGGCGTCGGACGCGTGCTGGTGACGACCGCTACGCGGTTTCGTGTCACATGAGTCGTGTGAGAACACGTGAATCTCGTTACCATTACTATACGTATCGTATCAAACAAGCGCAAGCAACCGCTGGAGTTTCTGTTAGCAAATATAAATGACTAACTCCAAATATAAACGTAACAcgtgaatattatttattatataagagGCTCCATTAAATGTTGAGGATATTATAGAACATGGAGTATTATTGCACGGACTTAAAGGAAGGGTGTCAACGTCCGCGGGTGAGATTAATCAAGATGTAAGAT contains:
- the LOC135651221 gene encoding transcription factor MTB1-like, whose translation is MSDFFWSEEERGMAAAVLGPVAFDYLAASRTSSDGLTAAASSAEADLQSRLLDLVEGPPDRPCLGWNYAIFWQISRAKSGDLVLGWGDGSCRDLRDGEEAAAAAAVARSPGDDESQQKMRRAVLQKLHVYFGGSDEDNYALRLDQVTDAEMFFLVSMYFSFPRGKGAPGRALAAGKHLWILSPSDYCYRGFLAASAGFRTIVVVPFDTGVLELGSVRSLAESPNSLQTIKSVFSGTTPAGMPQSREKYERNGSEACPKIFGKDLNLGTSNVNDKPLVTKVEDSSWDTQLKRGSGDWVLFPNVRKGMQSFSWNHVRGPSSHQQQFGNGAVITSSEVGDHSDGVRGDTLLGQLQIQKNQHNPQQSLQPPLRQIDFSGGTSRAGTLIAHVGALEGDHADIEVSCKDERVGPPDERRPRKRGRKPANGREEPLNHVEAERQRREKLNQRFYALRAVVPNISKMDKASLLGDAIAYITELQKRLKEMESERERFLESNAMDHSIRVHQPEVDVQALEDEVIVQVSSPLNTHPVSKVFQALKEVQVNVAESKVTGGGETIQHTFIIKSPGSEQQIKDKIIAALSHGSDSTEQLY